A genomic stretch from Lathyrus oleraceus cultivar Zhongwan6 chromosome 2, CAAS_Psat_ZW6_1.0, whole genome shotgun sequence includes:
- the LOC127118215 gene encoding uncharacterized protein LOC127118215, translating into MGLWTLLEGLLLLANALAILNEDRFLVPKGWGMSDFSGGRKKSFKGQIIGLIYATQYLRLPLILFNSIFIIVKFVSG; encoded by the coding sequence ATGGGATTGTGGACATTACTCGAGGGGTTACTGCTTCTTGCAAATGCGCTAGCAATACTAAATGAGGACCGCTTTCTTGTCCCTAAAGGATGGGGTATGTCAGATTTTTCAGGAGGCAGGAAAAAATCTTTCAAAGGCCAGATTATAGGTCTCATTTATGCGACTCAGTACCTAAGACTTCCTCTCATACTTTTTAACTCCATCTTCATTATTGTAAAGTTTGTTTCAGGGTGA
- the LOC127118216 gene encoding proline transporter 1, producing MVPLGWIGGVVGLILATAVSLYANALIAMLHEFGGTRHIRYRDLAGFIYGKKIYSLTWTLQYVNLFMINTGYIILAGSALKAVYVLFRDDDQMKLPHFIAIAGLVCAMFAICIPHLSALGIWLGFSTVLSLIYIVIALVLSLKDGIKSPARDYSIPGTSTSKIFTTIGASANLVFAYNTGMLPEIQATIRQPVVKNMMKALYFQFTIGILPLYLVTFAGYWAYGSSTETYLLNSVNGPIWVKALANIAAFFQSVIALHIFASPMYEYLDTKHGIKGSALAFKNLSFRVLVRGGYMALNTFVSALLPFLGDFMSLTGAISTFPLTFILAHHMYLMANKNKLKSTQKLWHWLNISFFAVMSVAATIAALRLIALDSKTYHVFADL from the exons ATGGTTCCTTTGGGTTGGATTGGTGGTGTTGTTGGCTTGATTCTTGCTACTGCAGTATCTCTTTATGCAAATGCTCTTATTGCTATGCTTCATGAATTTGGTGGAACAAGACATATTCGATACCGTGATCTTGCTGGATTTATATATG GTAAAAAAATATATTCCCTCACATGGACTCTACAGTATGTCAATCTTTTCATGATAAATACTGGCTACATCATTTTGGCGGGTTCAGCTTTGAAG GCTGTTTATGTCCTATTTAGGGATGATGATCAGATGAAGCTTCCACATTTTATTGCCATAGCTGGACTTGTGTGTGCAATGTTTGCCATTTGTATTCCTCATCTTTCCGCTCTTGGAATTTGGCTCGGATTTTCGACGGTCTTAAGCCTCATATACATTGTCATAGCGCTTGTACTGTCACTAAAAGATG GAATAAAATCACCAGCTCGAGATTATAGTATTCCGGGGACATCAACAAGTAAAATATTTACAACAATTGGAGCGTCTGCGAATCTTGTGTTCGCATATAACACAGGAATGCTTCCTGAGATACAG GCGACGATCAGACAACCGGTTGTCAAGAACATGATGAAAGCCCTATACTTTCAGTTTACCATTGGAATTCTGCCGTTATATTTGGTTACATTTGCAGGTTACTGGGCTTATGGATCTTCAACAGAAACCTATTTGTTGAATAGTGTCAATGGTCCAATATGGGTGAAGGCTTTGGCCAACATTGCAGCCTTTTTTCAATCAGTCATTGCATTGCAT ATATTTGCAAGTCCAATGTATGAGTATTTGGATACCAAACATGGAATCAAAGGGAGTGCTCTGGCTTTTAAGAATTTGTCATTTCGAGTTTTGGTTAGAGGTGGCTACATGGCTTTGAACACATTTGTATCAGCACTTTTACCATTCCTTGGAGATTTCATGAGCCTCACAGGAGCTATAAGCACATTTCCTCTTACATTTATCCTTGCACACCATATGTACCTAATGGCAAATAAGAACAAACTAAAATCTACTCAAAAGCTATGGCATTGGCTCAACATTTCGTTTTTTGCTGTCATGTCTGTTGCAGCAACTATTGCAGCACTGCGGCTTATTGCTCTAGACTCAAAAACTTATCATGTTTTCGCTGATTTGTGA